The Synechococcus sp. RS9909 genomic interval TGGAGAGCTGTGGCCTGGCCTTCCCCGAATCGACCATGACAGCCTCTACGACCAGCGGCGTTCCGGTGACCATCCTCACCGGCTTTCTGGGGGCCGGCAAAACCACCCTTCTGAATCACATCCTCAGCAATCAAGACGGCGTCAAGACCGCCGTTCTGGTGAATGAATTCGGCGAGATCGGCATCGACAACGACCTGGTGGTGAGCACCGGTGACGACATGGTGGAGCTGAGCAACGGCTGCATCTGTTGCTCGATCAACGGAGAACTGTTGGACGCGGTGGATCGCATCCTGGAGCGTCCGGACCCCATCGACTACCTGGTCGTGGAAACCACGGGTCTGGCGGATCCACTCCCAGTGGCCATGACGTTTCTGGGCAGCGAGCTGCGGGATCAGACCCGGCTCGACTCGATCATCACGCTCATCGACGCGGAGAATTTCGGTGCGGAGGTGCTCGAGACCGAAGTGGGCCGCTCGCAGGTGATCTACGGCGACATCCTGCTGCTCAACAAGACCGATCTGGTGAGCGAAGAACGGCTGCAGGCGATTGAAGCCAGCCTGAAAGAGGTGAAGCAGGACGCCCGCATCCTGCGCGCTGTGAAAGGCGGTGTGCCGCTGCCCCTGCTCCTGAGCGTGGGGCTGTTCGAATCCGATCGGGTGGTGAACGCTGCCGATGATCCCAGCCTCGATCACAGCGCCTGCGACCACGACCATGGCCACTGCAGCCATGACCACGAAGGCGACCAGGGGCACAACCATCACCATGGGCACAGTCATGAGCATGGACACAGTCATGACCATGGGCACAGCCATGATGCTGGCGACCATCTGGCGATCGAGGGGTTCACCTCTCTGTCCTTCAGCAGTGATGGGCCCTTCGCCCTGCGCAAATTTCAGAATTTCCTCGACAATCAGTTGCCGGCCTCCGTGTTCCGGGCCAAGGGCATCCTCTGGTTCAACGAAAGTGAACGCCGCCACGTGTTTCA includes:
- a CDS encoding GTP-binding protein, with protein sequence MTASTTSGVPVTILTGFLGAGKTTLLNHILSNQDGVKTAVLVNEFGEIGIDNDLVVSTGDDMVELSNGCICCSINGELLDAVDRILERPDPIDYLVVETTGLADPLPVAMTFLGSELRDQTRLDSIITLIDAENFGAEVLETEVGRSQVIYGDILLLNKTDLVSEERLQAIEASLKEVKQDARILRAVKGGVPLPLLLSVGLFESDRVVNAADDPSLDHSACDHDHGHCSHDHEGDQGHNHHHGHSHEHGHSHDHGHSHDAGDHLAIEGFTSLSFSSDGPFALRKFQNFLDNQLPASVFRAKGILWFNESERRHVFHLAGKRFSIDDSDWPGARKNQLVLIGRDLDHATLRRQLQACVAKDAGQGFA